In Haematobia irritans isolate KBUSLIRL chromosome 1, ASM5000362v1, whole genome shotgun sequence, a genomic segment contains:
- the LOC142242918 gene encoding uncharacterized protein LOC142242918 — protein sequence MHPEKCTVWCGLYAGGIIGPYFFKDAVGRNVTVNGDRYRSMLTNFLLPKMEELNLVDMWFQQDGATCHTARDSMAILRENFGEQFISRNGPVSWPPRSCDLTPLDYFLWGYVKSKVYRNKPATIPALEDNISEEIRAIPAEMLEKVAQNWTFRMDHLRRSRGQHLNEIIFKK from the coding sequence atgcatcccgaaaaatgcactgtttggtgtggtttgtacgctggtggaatcattggaccgtattttttcaaagatgctgttggacgcaacgttacggtgaatggcgatcgctatcgttcgatgctaacaaactttttgttgccaaaaatggaagaactgaacttggttgacatgtggtttcaacaagatggtgctacatgccacacagctcgcgattctatggccattttgagggaaaacttcggagaacaattcatctcaagaaatggaccggtaagttggccaccaagatcatgcgatttgacgcctttagactattttttgtggggctatgtcaagtctaaagtctacagaaataagccagcaactattccagctttggaagacaacatttccgaagaaattcgggctattccggccgaaatgctcgaaaaagttgcccaaaattggactttccgaatggaccacctaagacgcagccgcggtcaacatttaaatgaaattatcttcaaaaagtaa